From one Coffea eugenioides isolate CCC68of chromosome 11, Ceug_1.0, whole genome shotgun sequence genomic stretch:
- the LOC113754174 gene encoding pentatricopeptide repeat-containing protein At1g26900, mitochondrial-like: protein MFKRKFRTSPTKFLFPYLYSTHCPDEKIVTSLQSCKNISEITPIHGLMVKTGLDQIPFTLSKLLACSIQDINYASSIFKHIQKPNLYMFNTILRAYSISENQNQVFVLFNYLRAQRIVLDEFTFVPVLKSCCKKFATWTGLGVHSIVLKSGFQLFLNVKNTLLHFYCVCQRMGEARKLFDEISGGRDLISWNILMGGYLCASQNNVVLDLFRQLCTTGQIVGKTTISSVISAAGELNCVLTGGCLHGYCIKFGFCLDLNVVSALISMYGKMGCIDSGSRVFAEVSARDVVVWNCLIDGYAKGGLLDEALGLLGLMKLEEVKPNSSTLAGLLSACASSGTLALGQRIHDHVEVQEIVLDAILGTALVDMYAKCGLLSMASNVFDMIEKKDVKCWTAMILGYGVNGEPKNAITLFHRMEQEDFKPNEVTFLAVLNACSHGGLVTDGISCFRKMVQHYGLTPRIEHYGCIIDLLGRAGLLEDAHELIKSLPIEGDATAWRALLAACRVHGNVELGELVKGKLETLYDGHPADSLVLTSTYAIAGRIPDSKDMLENKGNPCSQTVKKEAGSSIIQLSNKEWELEV from the coding sequence ATGTTCAAGAGAAAATTTCGAACTTCGCCCACCAAATTTCTTTTCCCGTATCTCTACTCCACACATTGCCCAGATGAAAAGATTGTAACTTCATTGCAATCTTGCAAAAACATATCTGAAATTACCCCAATCCATGGCTTAATGGTCAAGACTGGTCTTGATCAAATACCATTTACACTTAGCAAGCTTCTTGCCTGTTCAATACAAGATATAAACTATGCAAGCTCCATTTTCAAACATATACAAAAACCAAATCTTTATATGTTTAATACTATCCTAAGAGCCTATTCAATCAGTGAGAATCAAAATCAGGTTTTTGTTCTTTTCAATTACTTGAGGGCTCAAAGAATTGTGCTTGATGAATTTACTTTCGTCCCAGTTCTCAAATCTTGTTGCAAAAAGTTTGCCACTTGGACTGGTCTTGGTGTTCATTCAATTGTGTTGAAATCTGGGTTTCAGCTGTTCTTGAATGTAAAGAATACGCTTTTGCATTTTTACTGTGTCTGTCAGAGAATGGGGGAGGCCCGCAAActgtttgatgaaatttcagGAGGGAGAGACTTGATATCGTGGAACATTTTGATGGGAGGCTATCTTTGTGCGTCTCAGAATAATGTGGTTTTAGACTTGTTTAGGCAGTTATGTACCACTGGTCAAATTGTCGGCAAGACCACAATCTCGAGTGTTATCTCGGCTGCTGGGGAACTGAATTGCGTTTTGACAGGCGGGTGCTTACATGGATATTGCATAAAGTTTGGTTTTTGCTTGGATTTAAATGTGGTCAGTGCATTGATTTCCATGTATGGTAAAATGGGCTGCATTGATTCAGGGAGCAGGGTGTTTGCTGAAGTTTCTGCAAGAGATGTTGTGGTGTGGAATTGTCTCATAGATGGATATGCTAAAGGTGGCCTGCTAGATGAAGCATTAGGTTTACTGGGTTTGATGAAGCTGGAAGAAGTAAAACCCAATTCATCGACCCTGGCAGGGTTGCTTTCAGCTTGTGCTTCATCTGGGACTCTGGCATTGGGTCAACGTATACATGACCATGTAGAAGTGCAGGAGATAGTTTTGGATGCAATACTTGGAACAGCTTTGGTGGATATGTACGCTAAATGTGGATTGCTTTCGATGGCAAGTAATGTTTTTGATATGATAGAGAAGAAAGATGTGAAGTGCTGGACAGCCATGATACTGGGTTATGGAGTCAATGGGGAGCCAAAAAATGCCATTACCCTTTTCCATAGAATGGAGCAGGAGGATTTCAAGCCTAACGAAGTCACTTTCTTGGCAGTGCTCAATGCATGTAGCCATGGAGGATTAGTGACCGACGGAATAAGTTGTTTCAGAAAAATGGTGCAGCATTATGGCTTGACACCTAGAATTGAGCATTATGGTTGTATAATTGACTTATTAGGTAGAGCTGGTCTGCTTGAGGATGCACACGAACTGATCAAGAGCTTGCCCATCGAGGGGGATGCCACAGCATGGCGAGCATTACTCGCAGCATGCAGGGTCCATGGAAATGTTGAATTGGGTGAGTTGGTTAAGGGGAAATTGGAAACACTTTATGATGGACACCCTGCTGATTCGCTTGTACTCACTAGCACTTACGCTATAGCTGGGAGGATACCTGATAGCAAAGACATGCTGGAGAACAAAGGGAACCCATGTAGTCAAACTGTAAAGAAGGAAGCTGGAAGCAGCATAATTCAGTTGTCTAACAAGGAGTGGGAACTGGAGGTGTGA
- the LOC113754173 gene encoding pentatricopeptide repeat-containing protein At1g31430-like has product MTCARPIFRLFTTHATTSKTDPIFKYPNFEEFIQEFHAHFIRTHRHTDSLSMSNIIKFYALSSETIRKAHFAFLQIEHPTLPIWNFMIRGFAQSDLPGEATPLFEKMRDRGLHGNNLTFIFLFKACSRVSDILTGKKAHGLALKLGFGSYLYVCNSLIHMYGSCDALDFSRKIFDEMPERDLVSWNSLICGYSQRNKFKEILVLYGAMQATNLAADSITLVKVLLACSRMGELDVADSAVKYIENSGIEIDVYLGNALIDMYGRRGFVDLARGVFDRMIEKDVVTWNTMIMGYSKAGNFDAAMKLFDEMPRRDVISWTSIIVGYCHAKQFSDAIRIFRRMMAAKVKPDEVTVASVLSACAHLGMLDVGNAVHKYVCEYDVKVDIHVGNALIDMYCKCGSTEKALEVFHDMKEKDTVSWNSVISGLAVNGISDYALDLFSQMLIEGVKVTHGTFAGVLLACAHGGLVDKGLDYFDSMGRVHGLVPEVKHYGCIVDLFCRSGNLERAYEFIQCTPVASEVVVWRILLGGCKLHGNVSLAEIASSKLIELDPHNGANYVLSSSAYASAERWNDATKMRELIDEDDLQKPLGWSTIEVDGLGPVDSQGKGPSESQNNPSPIKLSERKDFITSLPATYENG; this is encoded by the coding sequence ATGACATGTGCAAGACCCATTTTCCGCCTCTTCACAACCCATGCGACGACCTCAAAAACTGACCCAATCTTCAAATATCCAAACTTTGAAGAATTCATCCAGGAGTTCCATGCACACTTCATCAGAACTCATCGTCATACCGACTCATTATCGATGTCAAATATTATCAAGTTCTACGCTTTGTCTTCTGAGACAATACGCAAAGCCCACTTTGCTTTCCTCCAGATTGAGCACCCCACCTTACCAATCTGGAATTTCATGATCCGTGGATTCGCTCAGAGCGACCTACCCGGTGAAGCGACACCCCTATTTGAGAAAATGCGTGACAGAGGTTTACATGGAAATAATCTGACCTTTATATTCCTGTTTAAGGCTTGTTCTCGAGTTTCAGATATTTTGACTGGTAAAAAGGCCCACGGTCTTGCTCTAAAACTTGGGTTTGGATCTTACCTTTACGTGTGTAATTCTCTTATTCACATGTACGGTTCTTGTGATGCATTGGATTTTTCTCGGAAAATTTTTGATGAAATGCCTGAAAGAGACTTGGTTTCTTGGAACTCGTTGATATGTGGGTATAGTCAGCGCAACAAGTTTAAGGAGATTTTGGTTCTTTATGGTGCTATGCAAGCAACCAATCTGGCGGCTGATTCTATTACCTTGGTGAAAGTTCTATTAGCTTGTAGTCGTATGGGTGAGTTGGACGTGGCAGACTCTGCGGTGAAATATATTGAGAATAGTGGTATTGAAATTGATGTTTATTTGGGTAATGCACTGATTGATATGTATGGAAGGCGGGGTTTTGTTGACTTGGCTCGGGGAGTTTTTGACAGGATGATAGAAAAGGATGTGGTTACTTGGAATACCATGATTATGGGATATTCAAAAGCGGGGAATTTTGATGCAGCAATGAAATTATTTGATGAGATGCCCAGGAGGGACGTCATATCTTGGACCTCCATCATAGTGGGGTACTGTCATGCAAAACAATTTTCTGATGCCATCAGGATTTTTCGAAGGATGATGGCAGCTAAAGTTAAACCTGATGAGGTTACTGTTGCTAGTGTTCTTTCTGCTTGTGCACATTTAGGCATGCTTGATGTGGGTAATGCGGTGCATAAGTATGTCTGTGAATATGATGTCAAAGTAGATATACACGTGGGGAATGCCTTGATCGATATGTACTGCAAATGCGGATCAACTGAGAAGGCCTTGGAAGTTTTTCATGATATGAAAGAGAAGGACACAGTTTCATGGAACTCAGTCATATCCGGACTTGCAGTGAATGGAATTTCTGATTATGCTCTTGACCTGTTCTCACAAATGTTAATAGAAGGTGTTAAGGTGACCCATGGAACTTTTGCTGGGGTATTACTTGCTTGTGCTCATGGTGGATTGGTGGATAAAGGTTTGGACTACTTTGATAGTATGGGTAGGGTTCATGGATTAGTTCCAGAAGTGAAGCACTATGGTTGCATAGTTGACCTCTTTTGTCGCTCTGGTAATCTAGAGAGAGCATATGAATTTATACAGTGCACGCCTGTAGCTTCAGAAGTTGTTGTGTGGAGGATATTACTCGGTGGTTGTAAACTTCATGGAAATGTGTCCCTGGCCGAGATAGCCTCCAGCAAGCTTATTGAATTGGATCCTCATAATGGTGCAAACTATGTACTATCATCTAGTGCTTATGCCAGTGCAGAGAGATGGAATGATGCTACAAAAATGCGGGAATTGATCGATGAAGATGATTTGCAGAAGCCTCTAGGTTGGAGTACCATAGAAGTGGATGGTCTAGGACCTGTTGATTCACAAGGAAAAGGTCCTTCAGAGTCTCAAAATAATCCTAGTCCAATTAAACTATCTGAAAGAAAAGATTTTATCACTTCCCTTCCTGCAACATATGAAAATGGATAG
- the LOC113754011 gene encoding LOW QUALITY PROTEIN: cytochrome b561, DM13 and DOMON domain-containing protein At5g54830 (The sequence of the model RefSeq protein was modified relative to this genomic sequence to represent the inferred CDS: deleted 2 bases in 1 codon), whose amino-acid sequence MAPKEPFFLLGFLLLFCFLMSFSNANCPKTNSSLLNYTSQFLMVQHQLRGVLTILDDCSFKVSQFDMLQGSDNVSWWGASGETFENLTRGFLISDHKLNQTYKNDSFTVNLLKNVTWDQIKVLSVWDLPTASDFGHVVLGNSSSTNFNGTGGPLTVTMFDNCKVLSKNYRVRWNYSEDKDLIDFGLEAAIGIQNYMAFGWANPNASEKFMVGGDVTVSGFKENGMPFAEDYFISKYSECVVNEEGKFQGVCPDSMLDSSDPIGLVNNTRLVYGHRKDGVSFIRFRRPLKSVDGKYDLAVNPKAKMTVIWALGLIKPPDSLRPFYLPQNHGGTFGHLVLNISETVNDCLGPLDAEDKEDQDLVIADKKEPLVVSTGPALHYPNPPNPSKVLYINKKEAPVLRVERGVSIKFSIQAGHDVAFYVTSNPLGGNATLRNMSETVYFGGPEAEGVPASPTELTWAPDRNTPDIVYYHSVYTQKMGWKVQVVDGGLPDMYNNSVVLDDQQVTLFWTLSKDSISIAARGEKKSGYLAIGFGREMVHSYAYVGWIDDDGKGRVSTYWIDGRDASSLHPTQENLTYARCKSENGIITFEFTRPLHPSCSKRDERPECNNIVDSTTPLKVIWAMGAQWSDNHLSVTNMHSVTSKRPVHVLLMRGSAEAEEDLRPVLAVHGFMMFLAWGILLPGGILAARYLKHVKGDGWFQLHVYLQYSGLSIVFLGFLFAVAELRGLFLHSLHVKLGMLAILLGVVQPVNAYFRPKKPGAGEVVSSRRILWEYMHVIVGRSSILVGVAALITGMKHLGERYGDENVHGLTWALIIWLLVGALTVIYLEYREKKRRRDRVSGGSSWVLGNGEEEDVDLLSPSRTVAEKDSDFSERMEVQLEPLSR is encoded by the exons ATGGCACCGAAAGAACCCTTTTTTCTTCTCGGGTTTTTgctcttgttttgttttttaatgTCCTTTTCCAATGCGAACTGCCCCAAAACCAATTCTTCCCTCCTCAACTACACATCCCAATTCTTGATGGTACAACACCAATTGCGTGGGGTACTTACTATCCTAGATGATTGTTCCTTTAAGGTTTCCCAATTTGATATGCTTCAAGGCTCGGATAATGTTAGCTGGTGGGGTGCCTCGGGTGAAACCTTCGAAAATCTCACTCGGGGTTTTCTGATCTCAGATCATAAGTTGAATCAGACCTATAAAAATGATAGCTTTACTGTTAATTTACTGAAAAATGTCACTTGGGATCAGATCAAAGTTCTTTCTGTTTGGGATTTGCCCACTGCTTCTGATTTTGGTCACGTTGTCCTT GGGAATTCTTCCTCCACCAATTTTAATGGGACTGGTGGTCCTTTGACAGTTACCATGTTCGATAATTGTAAAGTTTTGTCGAAAAACTATAGGGTTAGGTGGAATTATAGTGAAGATAAggatttgattgattttggGTTGGAAGCTGCTATTGGGATTCAGAACTATATGGCCTTTGGTTGGGCAAATCCCAATGCTTCCGAGAAGTTTATGGTGGGTGGAGATGTGACTGTGAGTGGTTTTAAGGAGAATGGAATGCCATTTGCAGAGGATTATTTCATATCAAAGTATAGTGAGTGTGTGGTGAATGAGGAGGGGAAGTTTCAGGGGGTTTGTCCTGATTCCATGCTTGATAGCTCTGATCCTATTGGTTTGGTTAACAACACGAGATTAGTTTATGGGCATAGGAAGGATGGGGTTTCTTTTATAAGGTTTAGGAGACCGCTGAAGAGTGTTGATGGGAAGTATGATTTGGCTGTGAATCCTAAGGCTAAGATGACTGTGATCTGGGCTTTGGGCTTGATAAAGCCGCCTGATAGTCTTCGCCCTTTTTATCTTCCTCAAAATCATGGTGGTACTTTTGGACACTTGGTACTTAACATATCAGAGACTGTGAATGATTGCTTGGGACCTTTGGATGCTGAAGACAAGGAGGACCAAGATCTTGTCATTGCTGATAAGAAGGAACCTCTAGTTGTTTCGACTGGGCCAGCATTGCATTACCCCAATCCGCCTAATCCTTCAAAAGTTCTTTATATTAACAAGAAGGAGGCTCCTGTTCTTAGGGTTGAGAGAGGGGTTTCAATCAAGTTCTCCATACAAGCAGGGCATGATGTTGCATTCTATGTCACCTCTAATCCACTTGGTGGAAATGCTACCTTGAGGAATATGTCTGAGACTGTTTATTTTGGGGGACCAGAAGCTGAAGGAGTCCCAGCAAGCCCTACAGAACTGACATGGGCGCCTGATCGCAATACACCAGATATAGTTTATTATCATTCTGTCTATACGCAAAAGATGGGTTGGAAAGTTCAAGTAGTTGACGGGGGTCTGCCAGATATGTATAACAATAGTGTTGTTTTGGATGATCAGCAAGTTACACTTTTTTGGACATTATCAAAAGATTCAATATCAATTGCAGCTCGGGGTGAAAAGAAAAGTGGTTATCTTGCAATAGGTTTTGGACGTGAAATGGTACACAGCTATGCTTATGTGGGTTGGATTGATGATGATGGAAAAGGAAGGGTGAGCACATATTGGATAGATGGAAGGGATGCCTCTAGTTTGCATCCAACTCAGGAGAACTTGACATATGCAAGATGCAAGTCTGAAAATGGTATCATCACATTTGAATTCACCCGTCCGTTACACCCATCTTGTAGTAAAAGAGATGAAAGGCCAGAATGTAATAACATTGTTGATTCTACAACCCCTCTTAAAGTTATTTGGGCAATGGGTGCTCAATGGTCAGACAACCACTTGAGCGTAACAAATATGCACTCTGTCACAAGCAAGAGGCCTGTTCACGTGTTGCTTATGCGTGGTTCTGCTGAGGCAGAGGAGGACTTGCGGCCAGTATTAGCTGTACATGGTTTTATGATGTTTCTTGCGTGGGGTATACTGCTTCCTGGTGGTATTCTAGCTGCAAGATACTTAAAGCATGTCAAAGGTGATGGGTGGTTTCAACTTCACGTATACTTGCAATACTCAGGATTATCAATCGTTTTCCTTGGTTTTCTTTTTGCTGTAGCCGAGCTTCGAGGTCTGTTCCTCCACTCATTACATGTCAAGCTTGGAATGCTGGCGATATTGTTGGGTGTTGTGCAACCAGTAAATGCCTACTTTCGACCTAAGAAACCTGGTGCTGGAGAGGTGGTTTCTTCAAGGAGGATTCTTTGGGAATATATGCATGTCATTGTTGGCAGGTCCAGCATTCTTGTTGGGGTTGCAGCTCTTATCACTGGAATGAAGCATTTGGGAGAAAGATACGGTGATGAAAATGTTCATGGACTTACTTGGGCTCTGATAATCTGGTTATTGGTTGGTGCTTTGACAGTAATTTACTTGGAGTACCGTGAGAAGAAGAGGCGGCGGGATAGAGTATCTGGAGGAAGCAGTTGGGTATTGGGTAACGGTGAGGAGGAGGATGTCGATCTCTTGAGTCCAAGTCGGACAGTAGCAGAAAAAGATTCAGATTTTTCTGAAAGAATGGAAGTGCAGTTAGAACCTTTGAGCAGatag
- the LOC113753448 gene encoding uncharacterized protein LOC113753448 gives MTPIRRLCFLLKNPPLNPTTTTTVFRHFSTSKTGDDEWNDAWETAWLPDDLAGKTRAPWETDVNFSLSSAETVPSQNPNNSHLDMDSETKAFVEDMNENWDQRKGKPRSSSTNGDKNDGVVKKEGIGAGAAGASSELYRLENIKRDYRLKKQRVHAGLWAKEIEKMEEARLGDSISGAGDDIEKLLDSCSEIFDSPGDDLNNTKIPSTEFKNKPDGWETTSRAQDGNIWQMTQREEDILLQEFERRIAFNKFQIASFIKTHIFSRRRPIDGWKYMIEVIGPNAKRGKGSVSRLPSVSDPATQPFKEEKAPITSTPLSYKGR, from the exons ATGACACCAATCCGGAGGCTCTGTTTCCTCCTGAAAAACCCCCCTTTGAACCCCACCACGACCACCACCGTGTTTCGTCACTTCTCCACCTCCAAAACAGGCGACGACGAGTGGAATGATGCATGGGAAACAGCTTGGCTCCCCGACGACCTCGCGGGAAAGACTCGAGCCCCATGGGAAACAGACGTCAACTTCTCACTTTCCTCCGCTGAAACCGTCCCTTCTCAAAATCCTAACAATTCCCATCTTGATATGGATTCTGAGACCAAGGCTTTCGTGGAGGACATGAACGAGAACTGGgatcaaagaaaagggaagccCAGAAGTAGTAGTACTAACGGGGATAAGAATGATGGGGTGGTTAAAAAAGAGGGAATTGGTGCTGGGGCGGCTGGAGCTTCGTCTGAGCTTTATAGGCTGGAGAATATCAAGAGGGATTATAGATTGAAGAAGCAGAGAGTTCATGCCGGGCTATGGGCGAAGGAGATTGAGAAAATGGAGGAGGCTAGGTTGGGGGATTCCATTTCTGGTGCTGGTGATGACATTGAGAAATTGCTTGATAGCTGCTCAGA GATATTTGATTCTCCCGGTGATGATTTAAATAATACTAAAATTCCTAGCACAGAGTTCAAAAATAAGCCTGATGGATGGGAAACAACGTCAAGAGCTCAAGATGGGAATATTTGGCAAATGACACAAAGAGAAGAAGACATTCTGCTTCAAGAATTTGAGCGCCGAATTGCATTCAACAAGTTCCAG ATTGCAAGTTTTATTAAAACTCACATATTTAGCCGAAGAAGACCCATTGATGGATGGAAGTACATGATAGAGGTGATTGGACCAAATGCAAAGAGAGGGAAAGGCAGTGTCTCAAGATTGCCTAGTGTATCAGATCCAGCAACTCAACCTTTCAAAGAGGAGAAAGCACCAATTACCAGTACTCCCCTCTCCTACAAGGGGAGGTAA